The following are encoded in a window of Bos indicus isolate NIAB-ARS_2022 breed Sahiwal x Tharparkar chromosome 7, NIAB-ARS_B.indTharparkar_mat_pri_1.0, whole genome shotgun sequence genomic DNA:
- the LOC139183911 gene encoding olfactory receptor 11L1-like, with translation MKSQNLSTVTEFQLLGFQNLLEWQTLLFIIFLFIYFLIMTGNIVIIVVVSQDQQLHSPMYTFLKHLSFLEIWYTSTIVPLLLATLVSQGQAISFHACIAQLYFFVFFGATECFLLAVMAYDRYLAICSPLHYSFLMRPEICTKLVAISWLTGVGTGFLPSLMISKLDFCGPNQINHFFCDLPPLMQLSCSSVYVTEMVIFILSIAVLCICFILTLVSYVFIVSSVLRIPSASGRMKTFSTCGSHLAVVTIYYGTMISMYVRPSAPLSPDINKIISVFYTVVTPLLNPVIYSLRNKDFKNALRKVMRRNCGIYGVRMKENLFIR, from the coding sequence ATGAAGTCTCAAAATTTGTCCACTGTTACTGAGTTTCAGCTGCTGGGATTCCAGAACCTTCTTGAGTGGCAGACCTtgctttttatcattttcttgttCATCTACTTCCTCATAATGACAGGGAATATTGTCATTATTGTAGTGGTGAGCCAGGACCAGCAGCTGCACTCACCTATGTACACATTCCTTAAACATCTCTCCTTTCTGGAGATCTGGTATACATCCACCATTGTGCCCCTTCTCCTAGCCACTCTGGTCTCCCAGGGCCAAGCCATCTCCTTCCACGCCTGTATAGCACAGCTCTACTTCTTTGTGTTCTTCGGGGCTACTGAGTGCTTTCTTCTggctgtgatggcctatgaccgatATCTGGCAATCTGTAGTCCACTGCACTACTCTTTCCTGATGAGGCCTGAGATCTGCACCAAGTTGGTGGCTATCTCTTGGTTGACAGGAGTTGGCACAGGATTTCTGCCCTCTCTAATGATTTCCAAGTTGGATTTTTGTGGGCCCAACCAGATCAATCATTTCTTCTGTGACCTCCCTCCCCTCATGCAGCTCTCATGTTCCAGTGTTTATGTCACTGAGATGGTAATCTTTATCCTGTCAATTGCTGTGCTGTGCATTTGCTTTATTCTTACACTGGTGTCCTATGTTTTTATTGTATCATCAGTACTGAGAATTCCTTCAGCCTCTGGCCGAATGAAAACCTTTTCCACGTGTGGCTCCCATTTAGCTGTTGTGACTATCTACTACGGAACCATGATCTCCATGTATGTCCGCCCCAGTGCCCCCCTGTCACCAGATATCAACAagattatttctgtcttttacacTGTGGTCACCCCACTGTTGAACCCCGTCATCTACAGCTTGAGGaacaaagacttcaaaaatgCTCTTAGAAAAGTCATGAGAAGAAATTGTGGCATTTATGGGGTAAGAATGAAGGAAAATCTCTTTATCagataa